A section of the Arabiibacter massiliensis genome encodes:
- a CDS encoding bifunctional (p)ppGpp synthetase/guanosine-3',5'-bis(diphosphate) 3'-pyrophosphohydrolase, with protein sequence MSKSDREELLGSAPEAVSGRQTVEDNLLGRPHVAEKSFAPDAKKTAQRAKTPEDRFEELQRLTSAYLSPADEELLSKAFLFASEAHAGQCRKSGEPFVAHPVEVAIILADLRMDVETLIAALLHDTVEDTKVTAEQVAEQFNPQVAQLVEGVTKITRIEVESLTDEQAATIRKMFVAMSKDIRVIVIKLADRLHNMRTLGALKEDRRIFKARETLEIYAPIAHRLGINNIKWELEDLSFYYLEPNKFKQVSRMVTESRAEREGYLDQIISILHDEMDKVNIQAQIMGRPKHLYSIYQKMTKKGKGFSEIYDLIAVRVIVKSVKDCYSALGAVHTLWHPMPGRFKDYIAMPKFNMYQSLHTTVIGPAGRPLEVQIRTEDMHRQSEYGVAAHWRYKEKGGKGGDAIDQQLAWLRQMVDWQDETQDSREFLKDLKVDLAPTEVFVFTPKGEVMSLRAGSTPVDFAYAIHTEVGNHCVGAKVNGSIVPLTYELQLGDRVEVLTQKSASPSRDWLNLVKTPSARSKIRSYFSKVSRGDDLQNGRDKLTREMRKHGLGISSAQSMRAVKSVAEHMGYNDPDDMLVHIGTGKESAQHVANRLLKILVDKGNEEAETPGFGAGDMSTGKLPPMLTSVKRPKKHEAHSSNGVVVKGIDDVLVRLSRCCNPVPGDDILGFVTRGRGVSVHRADCPNAQDLMTSPERIIEVAWESDLPKNTSFKVEVFIDALDRMNLLRDVAVILSEVGANVLSSSTTSHRDGMVEMRFLFQVSDINHIDVVLAKLRGVEGVFDARRMVPSVGKKK encoded by the coding sequence ATGAGCAAGAGCGATCGCGAGGAGCTTCTGGGCAGCGCGCCCGAGGCCGTCTCGGGCAGGCAGACCGTCGAGGACAACCTGCTCGGCCGTCCCCACGTGGCCGAGAAGTCGTTCGCGCCCGACGCCAAGAAGACGGCCCAGCGCGCGAAGACCCCCGAGGATCGCTTCGAGGAGCTGCAGCGCCTCACGTCGGCGTACCTGTCGCCGGCCGACGAGGAGCTCCTGTCCAAGGCCTTCCTCTTCGCGAGCGAGGCGCACGCGGGCCAGTGCCGCAAGTCGGGCGAGCCGTTCGTGGCGCACCCGGTTGAGGTGGCCATCATCCTGGCGGACTTGCGCATGGACGTGGAGACGCTCATCGCGGCGCTTCTGCACGACACCGTGGAGGACACGAAGGTCACGGCCGAGCAGGTGGCCGAACAGTTCAATCCCCAGGTGGCGCAGCTGGTGGAGGGCGTGACGAAGATCACGCGCATCGAGGTGGAGAGTCTCACCGACGAGCAGGCCGCCACCATCCGCAAGATGTTCGTGGCCATGAGCAAGGACATCCGCGTCATCGTCATCAAGCTGGCCGACCGCCTGCACAACATGCGCACGCTCGGCGCCCTCAAGGAGGACCGCCGCATCTTCAAGGCGCGCGAGACGCTGGAGATCTACGCTCCCATCGCGCACCGCCTCGGCATCAACAACATCAAGTGGGAGCTCGAGGACCTGTCGTTCTACTACCTCGAGCCCAACAAGTTCAAGCAGGTGTCCCGCATGGTCACGGAAAGCCGCGCCGAGCGCGAGGGCTACCTCGACCAGATCATCTCCATCCTGCACGACGAGATGGACAAGGTGAATATCCAGGCGCAGATCATGGGCCGCCCGAAGCACCTCTACTCCATCTACCAGAAGATGACGAAGAAGGGCAAGGGCTTCTCCGAGATCTACGACCTCATCGCCGTACGCGTCATCGTGAAGTCGGTGAAGGACTGCTACTCGGCCCTCGGCGCGGTGCACACGCTGTGGCACCCCATGCCCGGCCGCTTCAAAGACTACATCGCCATGCCTAAGTTCAACATGTACCAGAGTCTGCACACCACGGTCATCGGGCCGGCGGGCCGTCCGCTCGAGGTGCAGATCCGCACCGAGGACATGCATCGGCAGAGCGAGTACGGCGTGGCTGCGCACTGGCGTTACAAGGAGAAGGGCGGCAAGGGCGGCGACGCCATCGACCAGCAGCTGGCGTGGCTGCGCCAGATGGTGGACTGGCAGGACGAGACGCAGGACTCCCGCGAGTTCCTCAAAGACCTGAAGGTTGACCTCGCGCCCACCGAGGTGTTCGTGTTCACGCCGAAGGGCGAGGTCATGAGCCTGCGGGCCGGGTCCACGCCGGTGGACTTCGCCTACGCCATCCACACCGAGGTAGGCAACCACTGCGTGGGCGCCAAGGTGAACGGCTCCATCGTGCCCCTCACCTACGAGCTGCAGCTGGGCGACCGCGTGGAGGTGCTCACGCAGAAGAGCGCGAGCCCCTCGCGCGACTGGCTGAACCTGGTGAAGACGCCGAGCGCCCGCAGCAAGATCCGCTCGTACTTCAGCAAGGTGAGCCGCGGCGACGACTTGCAGAACGGCCGCGACAAGCTCACGCGCGAGATGCGCAAGCACGGGCTGGGCATCTCGAGCGCGCAGTCCATGCGCGCGGTGAAGTCGGTGGCCGAGCACATGGGCTACAACGACCCCGACGACATGCTCGTGCACATCGGCACCGGCAAGGAGAGCGCGCAGCACGTGGCCAACCGCCTGCTCAAGATCCTCGTGGACAAGGGCAATGAGGAGGCCGAGACGCCCGGTTTCGGCGCGGGCGACATGTCCACCGGCAAGCTGCCCCCCATGCTGACCAGCGTGAAGCGGCCGAAGAAGCACGAGGCGCACAGCTCCAACGGCGTGGTGGTGAAGGGCATCGACGACGTGCTCGTGCGCCTGTCGCGCTGCTGCAACCCCGTGCCGGGCGACGATATTCTGGGCTTCGTCACGCGCGGACGCGGCGTGAGCGTGCACCGGGCCGACTGCCCCAACGCGCAGGACCTCATGACGTCGCCCGAGCGCATCATCGAGGTGGCGTGGGAGAGCGACCTGCCCAAGAACACGTCGTTCAAGGTGGAGGTGTTCATCGATGCGCTCGACCGCATGAACCTGCTGCGCGACGTGGCGGTGATTCTGTCGGAGGTGGGGGCGAACGTGCTGTCGTCGTCCACCACGTCGCACCGCGACGGCATGGTGGAGATGCGTTTTCTGTTCCAGGTGTCCGACATCAACCACATCGACGTGGTGCTGGCCAAGCTGCGCGGCGTGGAAGGCGTGTTCGACGCCCGCCGCATGGTGCCCAGCGTCGGCAAGAAGAAGTGA